The Mytilus edulis chromosome 12, xbMytEdul2.2, whole genome shotgun sequence genome contains a region encoding:
- the LOC139497691 gene encoding uncharacterized protein: protein MNLEDKNLSLQFYNYLCNIVGSREVVRTRREIFTGMDIVQNGHSGTGISSGSKAEGLDLKGSDYDQMGVFNSFRVYENLHDDQYNTHEIPLIMVTSDTKPGFTKLKLVNKSYLDTDIMHDLCEAVGEESYISSKRVREHGMRDDMIIHGPCQSTAGGELDFVSCLRCQEWITTAQQWIHRSRTTWPHHTLVNAAVQYGVLFVPIGCKNSTNENLQWRISFSVTEKLLIHSFSHTQLLCYALMKIILKDLIKPRHGDLLCSYFLKTIMFWFSEEISQSEWKPEKMISCFLDCFKRLIYCVEYKTCLHYFIPKYNLFEDKFNEEDHKKLMKTLKGIYGSPWTSIFYTETFLSYRFQSVNSNSMALSASALSCFSYIKVWYYPLSIYSVFKRFGNGLHHILKNEMCAYPISVCARTSVLNSDIFNLTDRNKSFYKQYKRLFVYFKISSQSDSVSSWLLVASLFYVCKRFRECLDIINYCLFSCTPDKIYVHTANSLVEQTVFEQMKQRLGLLLAFKHLVIEDVCFQHPFYLLPNELISLVTCEHPRLIFPPVVYAYLLQFLCYYHLDDCRGKHNALHNLELTIREQFLIFPSKSMLNRVNESLNLVKSLI from the coding sequence ATGAATTTAGAGGACAAAAATCTATCGCttcaattttataattacttATGTAACATCGTCGGATCTAGAGAAGTTGTAAGGACAAGAAGAGAGATATTTACTGGGATGGACATTGTTCAAAATGGGCATAGTGGAACCGGCATCAGTAGTGGTAGTAAAGCAGAAGGTCTAGATCTCAAAGGTAGTGACTACGATCAGATGGGTGTTTTTAACAGTTTTCGTGTGTATGAAAACTTACATGATGACCAGTATAATACACATGAAATACCATTGATTATGGTTACCAGTGACACAAAACCAGGATTTACAAAACTGAAGTTAGTTAACAAATCATACCTTGATACTGATATAATGCACGACTTGTGTGAGGCTGTTGGAGAAGAATCATACATTTCAAGTAAACGTGTACGGGAACATGGAATGCGTGATGATATGATTATTCATGGACCATGTCAGTCTACAGCTGGAGGTGAATTAGATTTTGTATCCTGTTTAAGATGTCAAGAATGGATCACAACAGCTCAACAATGGATTCACAGATCACGTACAACATGGCCACATCACACACTTGTTAATGCAGCTGTTCAATACGGAGTTTTATTTGTTCCTATTGGATGTAAAAACTCAACAAATGAGAACTTACAATGGCGAATATCATTTTCTGTGACCGAAAAACTGTTGATTCATTCCTTTTCCCATACTCAGTTATTATGTTATGCGTTAATGAAAATTATCTTAAAGGATCTCATCAAACCGAGACATGGCGATCTACTTTGTTCATATTTCCTGAAAACAATAATGTTCTGGTTTAGTGAGGAGATAAGTCAATCAGAATGGAAACCCGAAAAAATGATTTCTTGTTTCTTGGATTGTTTCAAAAGACTTATCTATTGTGTGGAATACAAAACGTGTCTACattattttattccaaaatacaACCTTTTCGAAGACAAATTTAATGAGGAAGATcataaaaaattaatgaaaacacTCAAAGGTATCTATGGATCCCCATGGACTTCTATATTTTATACGGAAACTTTTCTGAGTTACAGATTTCAATCAGTAAATTCGAATTCGATGGCTCTATCAGCGTCGGCATTATcgtgtttttcttatataaaagTGTGGTATTATCCGCTTTCAATTTACAGTGTATTTAAACGTTTTGGAAAtggtttacatcatattttaaaaaatgaaatgtgtGCGTACCCAATATCTGTATGTGCTAGGACATCTGTACTAAATTCTGATATCTTTAACCTGACAGACAGAAACAAATCGTTCTACAAACAATACAAAAgactatttgtttatttcaagatCAGTTCACAGTCAGATTCTGTATCTTCCTGGTTATTGGTAGCATCCTTGTTTTATGTATGTAAACGATTTCGGGAATGTCTCGATATAATCAACTACTGTTTATTCAGTTGTACCCCggataaaatatatgtacatactGCCAACAGCTTGGTTGAACAGACTGTTTTCGAACAGATGAAGCAAAGATTAGGATTATTGCTTGCATTCAAACATTTGGTAATTGAAGATGTATGttttcaacatccgttttatttATTGCCAAACGAACTGATATCTTTAGTAACCTGCGAACATCCACGTCTTATTTTCCCTCCTGTTGTGTACGCGTATCTTCTACAATTTCTCTGCTATTATCATCTTGACGATTGCAGAGGGAAACATAATGCGTTGCATAATCTAGAACTAACAATAAGGGAACAATTCTTGATTTTTCCCTCTAAGAGTATGCTTAATCGAGTAAATGAAAGTCTCAACTTGGTGAAATCATTAATATGA